Below is a genomic region from Geoglobus acetivorans.
CTGGTAAACTGGCCCGGAAGGACTGAATTTCTCCAGTATCTCTTTTCTTCCTCCGACGATACCTATCGGGAACCCTCCACCGGCAATTTTTCCGAGAGTGGTTATGTCCGGCTCAACGCCAAAATACTCCTGGGCACCGCCGAGCGAAAGCCTGAATCCTGTTATGACCTCATCAAAGATGAGCAGAACGTCGTTCTCCATGGTGATTTTCCTGATTTCCCTCAGGTAACCGTCGTCTGGAATTATCAGTGAAGCGTTGCCCATCACCGGCTCGAGAATCAGGGCAGCGATATCTTCTCTGTTCTTCTCAATAACCTCCGAAAGAGCTTCAACATTATTGTAAGGGGCCTGAAGCGTATTTATCACAAACTCTTCAGGAACTCCCGCCGAGTTTGGTGTTCCGTGTGTTGTGGCTCCGCTGCCTGCCTTGACAAGCACGGAATCATGGGCACCATGGAAACTTCCTTCAATTTTTATGAACTTCTTTTTACCCGTGAACCCTTTGGCAAGCCTGAGTGCCGCCATAGTCGCCTCGCTGCCGGTGTTTGTGAACCTGACCATGTCTATTGATGGGTAGATGTCGGTTATGAGTTTTGCATATTCGATTTCCAGCTCTATGGGCGTCCCGTAAACCCAGCCATCTTCAAGCCTGTCTTTAACCGCGTTCTTAACTCTTTCATTTCCGTGGCCAAGAATTAATGGCCCATACGCCATGCAGTAGTCTATGTATTCGTTTCCATCGACATCGTATATCTTTGAACCCTTCGCCTTTTTCGTGTAAAACGGGAACGGCTTTACGGCTCTAACCGGACTTGAGACCCCTCCAGGCATCAGACTCCTGGCGGTTTCATAAAGCTCCTTTGATTTCCCCCACATTCACAAAACCTCCGCAATTTCCTTTGCATGATAGGTGATTATCAGATCAGCACCCGCCCTTTTTATTGAAGTGAGTATTTCATAGGCTATGCTCATCTCATCGAGCCATCCCATTCTGCCAGCAGCCTTGACCATGCTGTATTCCCCGCTAACATTATAGGCTGCAACGGGAACCTTGAACTCCTCTTTGACCCTCCGTATGATATCCAGGTAGCTGAGTGCGGGCTTGACCATGACTATGTCAGCCCCCTCTCTCAAATCGAGTTCGACCTCTCTCAACGCCTCATTGCTGTTGTGGAAGTCCATCTGGTAGCTTTTCCTGTCTCCAAAGGCATATCCGCTTTCAGCAGCCTCTCTAAATGGTCCGTAGAATGATGATGCATATTTGGCAGAGTAGCTCATTATTGCGGTATTTTCAAATCCGCTCTCGTCAAGAGCACTCCTTATGGCTTTTATCATTCCGTCCATCATTCCGGAGGGAGCAACGATGTCTGCCCCGGCTCTGGCATGGCTCACAGCAACTTTTCCAAGAACTGGCAGGGTTGGATCATTCAGAACTTCTTCATTCTGGACAATACCGCAATGCCCGTGAGTGGTGTACTCGCACAGGCAGACGTCTGTTATCAGCACCGCATCATCAAAGTCCTGCCTGGCGTTTCTCAAAGCCTTCTGTATCACACCATCATCGTCGTATGCGGAACTTCCAATTTCGTCCTTGCTGGCAGGTATGCCAAAGAAGATAAATGCTCTTACACCCAGCTCCATTGCCTTTCCAATCTCGTCAGATATGCTGTGAAGGGGGATCCTGAAGTATCCGGGCATTGAGGGAATTTCCTGCCTTGATGAAATGTTCTCATCAACAAAGATGGGCATTATCAGGTCTTCCTTAGACAGCTTCGTTTCCTGCATTAGGGGACGAATTCTGTTCTTTCTCAATCTTCTCATTCTTACCTTTGGAAATTCCATCCTTAACACCTCCGAATAAAAACTCCACAGCATCCACCACTTCCGGTTTTCCATTACGTGCGGCCTGTCTCAGTCTGACAGTTGGCTTCCTTAGGAATTTTTTAATGAGTGAGTTTGCAAAGCTTTCGAGCAGGGGCAGCACTTCTTCATCAACGCCATATTTTGCGTGAAGTTTGTTGTAAAGCTCTATAATCTCCTCGTTTTTTATGTAATCTGCGTGGGAATACATCATGCAGATGGCATTTCTTGCTTTTAACTCCTTCAACCTTTCGATGAGGTCTTCAAGCTCCTCTTTTATTATTTTTTCAGCTTTTTCTGCTTCTTTCAATCTTCTCCTCAGATTCTCTCTGCTGATCTCCCGGAGGTCATCTATCGTGTGGAGGAGGACGCCTTCAACCTCTGCCACTTCCGGTTCCACGTCTCTTGGCAGGGCTATATCGACAAGAAGAACTGCCTCTTTTCTGATCTCCATGATTTTTTCCATCATGCTTTTTGTTATGACGTAGTGGGGGGCGGAGGTGGCTGAGATCACAAAGTCACATTCAGTGATGTATTTCTCGACCTTGTCAAACGGTACAGCAATTGCCTTTTCGCCAACCTCCTGAGCGAGAGCTCTGCCTCTCTGGAGAGTTCTGTTTGCTATGTATATTTTATCGAGATTCTTGTGTGCTATTGCCTTTGCAACGAGCTTACCCATCTCTCCAGCCCCAATAATCAACGCCTTTTTTCCAGCGAGGGTCCCCAGCCTTCTTTCGGCAAGCTCAACAGCCGCACTCCCGATGCTTACAGCGCCTTTGTTTATCTTTGTCCGGTTCCTGACTTTTTTGCCCACCTGAATTGCCTTGGAGAAAACCAGGTCAAGGACTTCACCGATGCTTCCGTATTCCTTTCCCATGCTGTAGAAATCTTTAACCTGTCCGAGAATCTGATCCTCTCCAACCATCATCGACTCGAGACCCGACGCAACTCTCAGGATGTGTTCAAGGGTCTCTCCATTTTTGTGGATCTCGATGATCCTTTCAGGAACACCCATCGACCTGGCAAACTTTCTGAGGGTTTCTATGGTGCCGGACCCGTAAACGTAAACCTCGACTCTGTTGCAGGTGAGGAGGATGGCACATTCTCTTATGTTCGAGAAGGACATCACCCTGTCGAGTAGCGTTTTATAATCGCCATGCCAGGCTTTTTGAATCTGATCGATTGAAGCTTTTTTGTGAGATATCACAAGGTTGGCTATTTCCATTTCATCACCTTGTTTTAATCCTGAGATAGGGAGTAATTTAAACTTTAGGTTTGCTGTAAAAGAATTTCCGGCAAATCGGCCTGTTGGAATTAGGATTATTAGAAAAGATAATTATAAAATTCAGGTCTTTGCACCAGCTATGCTCTTGGGGCTTCTTTTTATCTTTCTTCTCTTTTTGCCATCCGATGTGTACTTCTGGTTTGGACCTGGCTTTTTGTGGAGCTGATACTTTGTTGGCACAAGCCTGGTACCGCCCTTTCTGTTCTTTATCTTGATCCATTGAGTCGTTCCAGTCTTACCCATGATTGTGCCTGAAACAAGCAGACTTAAAAAACTTTTCTCTCATAATATTGGTGATGCAAAATAATAAATACCGCAAGAGCAGATTATATCAGAGATGGTAAGAAGGGCAAAGCTTGTAAATGATGCGGTGGAGCTTGTTCCAGTTCTGCAGCTTTTCTCAACCGAGACCTACAGGAGAGTTTATGAAACTTTGCTGAGTGAGTGGAGGACTCTGGAAGAGCTGAAACAGCTTTACGGGGAAGGTGTGGAGGAGGCGCTGAGAATCCTTAAAAACGCGGGCATGCTCGAGATCAAGTGGAGAATGCCTTCTGACCCTGCAGGAAAGCCGGAAAAGGAGTACCATGTCAGTTACACGCATCTGAGCATAAACGTTTACATCTCCCTCAAAGAACTCAACACGATACTGAATGCGATTTTTATGGCTGAGGATGAGGAAAGCGAGATAGTTGACAGAATACTTGAGCAGATTGGCAGGGGGAGAATTTCCGTTCAGCATATAAGCAGGGAAACCGGACTTGATAACCTGTTTATCAGGGCACTGGCGAAGAAATCACTGAAGCTCAATTTGAAAGGTCAGCTTGTTGAGCCAGCAAAAAATGAAGAAGTCTGAGATCAAGGTAATTCTGGACAAATTCAGATGGCATCCTGAATATGATCTGAGGAACGTGCTTATCAAATATATAGACAGGCCGAAGGGCTACTCTGTGATTTCGGGTGAGCAGATACGTGAGATTGGACATGCCTTCATCTATACCGAAAGCTCGACAATTCCTCATCACAGGGTTATTGAGATTTCGTACTGTGGAAAGACGGTCTGGAAAAAGTTAATTAATTCCGGTGAATTAGCTGACAGAGATGACGGTGAGAAGCAGGCTTGATAAAAAAATGGATGAGTACGCTCTCAAGCTGACTACTTCTATGGATTTTGATGAAAACATCTTTTACTATGATATTCTCGTTGATTACGCCCATGTCATCATGCTTGAAAAAAGGGGTATAATCGACAGAGATTCTGCGAGAAAAATTATCCTGGCTTTGAAAAAAATCGAATCAGATGGCTTTTCTTCTCTGTCAAAAGAATATGAGGATGTGCATGAGGCCATTGAGGCAAAGGTAATTGAGCTTGCAGGTGAAAACGGAAAAAAGATGCATACTGCGAGAAGCAGAAATGATGAGGTGGCCACATGCCTGAGGCTGTTTGCAAGAGATAAGCTTACAGAAATAATGGCCGAAATCCTTGAAATTAAATCTGTACTGCTTAAAAAATCTAAAAAGCATTTGAATGACGTGATGCCGGGTTTCACTCACCTGCAATACGCCCAGCCAACCAAATTATCGCACCACCTTCTGGCATATCACGACATGATTTCAAGGGATTTCGAAAGGTTCCTTGAGGCTTTCCGGAGAACGAATCTCTCCCCACTTGGCTCTGCAGCCTTTTCAGGAACGAGTTTTCCCGTTGACCGGTCTCTGACTTCAAAGCTTCTTGGCTTCGATGGAATTGTTGAAAACTCAATGGATGCGGTAGCAACAAGGGACTTTCTTGTAGAGTGCATTTTTGCCTGCACGTCTTTGATGATCTCTTTCAGCAGGATCTGCGAGGAAATAATCCTGTGGTCTTCTGAGTTCGGGTTTGTGAATCTTCCCGATGAATTTGCTTCATCATCAAGCATAATGCCCCAGAAAAAGAATCCGGATACTGCCGAAATAATAAGGGCGAAGGCTGGAAAGATGATTGGCAACCTTACTGCTGCAATGACGATCTACAAGGCATTGCCCTTTGCATACAACAGAGATTTTCAGGAAATGAATCGTCTGCTGTTTGAAGTGCTGGATGAAACCCTAATCTCTGCCAGAGTCATGGCTGGACTGCTGGAGAAAATTGAATTCAGGACAGATGTCTTGAGAGCAAAGTCGTCCAAAGGCTTCTCTCTGGCAACTGATATAGCGAATCTACTCGTTATGAAGGGCATACCTTTCAGAGATGCTCACAGGATTGTCGGGGAGCTTGCAAAGCTTGAGAAAGATGAGATTGGCGCTGAAGAGCTTGCAGATGTTTTTGAGAAATTCGGATTGAGCTTGGAAATCGCGCCAGAAGAGCTTGATATGTTCGGAAGGCCAGAAAATGCTGTCGAGATGAAGAGAAGTGAAGGTGGCACGAGTGAGGACAACATAACGGGCATGATTGCTAAAAGACTCGAAAAGCTGAAGAAAGACGAAACAGTACTGATGCAGATTAAATCCAGGATTGAAAATTCTCTGAATGGTCTGATGGAGGAGGTGGAAAGCTTTGAAAATGAAGAGAGTTAAAATAAAGGCGAAAGGCAGGATATTTGAAGGAGTGGCGCTCCCATCGGATGACAACAAACTCGTGTTAAAGCTTGATAGCGGTTATAATGCTGGATTTTACGATTACGAAATCCTTGAAGAGAAGGAAGTGGAAATGCATGAATTTGTGCCTGAAAGGTTTGAAAGCAGAGAAAATCTGGGTACGATAAAGGTAATCTCGACAGGAGGCACGATTGCGAGCAAGGTGGATTACAAAACTGGCGCCGTTACAAGCCAGTTCTCTGCAGAGGAGATCGTTGCGGACATTCCAGAGCTACTCGAGATTGCAAATATCGATGCGGAACTGCTCTACAACATCCTGAGTGAAAACATGAAACCTGATTACTGGGTGAAGCTTGCAAGGCGTGTGCACGAGGCCGTGAGGGACGGATATGATGGTGTTGTTGTAACCCACGGGACTGATACGATGCACTATTCCGCATCAGCACTGGCGTTCATGCTAAGGACTCCTGTACCAGTGGTTTTCGTTGGTGCTCAGAGAAGCTCTGACAGACCGAGCAGTGATGCTGCGATGAACATGATTTGTTCTGCCCATGCTGCACTCAGTGATCTGGGTGAAGTCACCATCGTCATGCACGGGACAACTGCAGACGAGTTCTGCTACATTCACAGGGGTGTCAAGGCGAGAAAGAATCACACTTCAAGAAGAGATGCCTTCGAGAGCGTGAATTACTCCCCACTCGGAAAAGTGTTTCCTGATGGTAGGATCGACTGGATTGCAGAAAGATTCAGACGGAACGAGAGGGAGCTTGAGCTTTATGATAAGTTCGAAGAAAAAGTCGCCCTGATAAAATACTATCCTGGACTTGGACCTGAGATACTGGAATTCTTCCACGACAGGGGTTACAGGGGTTTCGTAATTGAGGGCACTGGATTGGGACATGTATCCACGGACTGGGTGGAGACGGTGAAAAGGGTTGCGGAGGACAGCGTGATTGTCATGACCTCTCAGTGTTTATGGGGCAGAGTGTGTGACCGGGTTTACGATACTGGCAGGTATCTGCTGAAGGCCGGAGTCATAGAGGGAGAGGACATGCTGCCCGAGACAGCCCTGATAAAGCTCATGTGGCTTCTCGGCAACTTTGACGTCGAGGATGCAAGAATGCTGGTAAGGGAAAACATCGTGGGGGAGATAAATCCGATGCTCGGATATGAAGACCTGACAATTTAACTTTGTGAGTGGGATAAAGAATTTATATATCCATCCCTGCAATATTTAGCCATGGACAGGTTGACAGTGGCAGTAGGAACGTTCATCGTCATCTTGCTTGCGGCAGCCGCTTCAATTGTGCACTTCTTCGGGATTAAGTTGCTGATTCAGATAGTTTTTGGGCTGGGCTATCTCGGACTTCTGGCAGTTTTTGGATTGATGACTGCGCTAACGTTTTATGCAAGGTCTTTTAAATACGGTCTCGTAACGCTTTTGGGGACGCTTCTTTCTGCTTATGGACTTTATTCCGTGTATTTGTGGCACGTGAATGAATTCCTCACTGTTCTTGCGGTTTTTGTAATTGCCTTTGCTGTGTTTGTCTGGTACATTTCTGAGCCTGACCTGAGTCTGGCAGAGAGGTTCTCAAGTCCAGAGTCCCTGATGAAAAAGGGCAGATACAGGGCAGCTGGCCGAAAATTCGAAAAGAAAGGAGATTATGTCAGGGCGGCAGAGGCATATATCAAGGCAGAGATGCTCGAAAGTGCGGCCTGGGCATACGAGAAGGCTGAAAAATATACTGAGGCGGCAGATGTTTATGCAATGCTTGCGGAGAGAGAGAAGGATGTGTATTACTGGAAAGAGGCTCATGAACTCTACAAAAAAGCAGGCGATCTGACAAAAGCGGCTGAATGCCTTGAGAGGTATGCGGAAGATGAACCATGGTTCTGGGAGGATGTCGCTGAACTGTACCGCAATACTGGTAATGAGGAAAAATACTTGGAAGCTCTGAAAAAGGCTCTCGAATATTACAAGAAGGAAGCTGAGGAAGAAGGAGTTTTCTGGGAGGATGTTGCCAAGCTTTATGAGGCTCTCGGAGAGGAAGAACTTGCTAAGGGAGCATGGACGAAGTTTGCTAAATACTGCGAACAGGAGGCTGAAAATGACCCGATGTGGTTCAAACACGTGGCTGAAGCATATGAGAAACTCGGGTTGATTGATAAAGCAGAAGAAGCCAGGAAAAAGTACGAGGAATACAGAAAGAGCATCTCAAAAACTGCTGGAGATTGATAAGCCACTATTATTTTTCATTCAGGAATTAATTATAGAAAACTTTATATACTTTTCTACAGAGCGTTATGAAATTGGAAGGTAGGTGTTTGAAATGGAATTTGAAAGGAAGCCACCTGTAAAGGTGGGAGATGTAAGGAAAGTTAGGATTGAGAACATTGGAAGCGGTGGAGATGGAATTGCGAGAATCGAGGGCTATGTCGTGTTTGTGCCCGGTGTGGATGTGGACGAAGAAGTTACAGTCAGAATAACGAAGGTTTTGAGAAAATATGGATTTGCAGAAGTAGTTTAAATAATCTTGGACAGTTCTTCAATTTCATCAATGCATTTTCTAATTTCTTGAATGTCTTTTTTTCATTTTTTCGATCTTTTCGTAAGCGTCGTCCGGAATTACGGCACCGTGCTGGGACGGCTCGATAACTCCGGCCTGCTCAAGTACTCTCAGCGAATACCTGACCTTGTGTTTTGGCATGTTGAGGATTTCGGATAGTTTGAATATCCCTATTGGCTGATTTT
It encodes:
- a CDS encoding TRAM domain-containing protein, which produces MEFERKPPVKVGDVRKVRIENIGSGGDGIARIEGYVVFVPGVDVDEEVTVRITKVLRKYGFAEVV
- the hemB gene encoding porphobilinogen synthase, producing MEFPKVRMRRLRKNRIRPLMQETKLSKEDLIMPIFVDENISSRQEIPSMPGYFRIPLHSISDEIGKAMELGVRAFIFFGIPASKDEIGSSAYDDDGVIQKALRNARQDFDDAVLITDVCLCEYTTHGHCGIVQNEEVLNDPTLPVLGKVAVSHARAGADIVAPSGMMDGMIKAIRSALDESGFENTAIMSYSAKYASSFYGPFREAAESGYAFGDRKSYQMDFHNSNEALREVELDLREGADIVMVKPALSYLDIIRRVKEEFKVPVAAYNVSGEYSMVKAAGRMGWLDEMSIAYEILTSIKRAGADLIITYHAKEIAEVL
- a CDS encoding winged helix-turn-helix transcriptional regulator; this encodes MSLRKLKYEAEIALRHFLVLKAVKENQPIGIFKLSEILNMPKHKVRYSLRVLEQAGVIEPSQHGAVIPDDAYEKIEKMKKRHSRN
- the gatD gene encoding Glu-tRNA(Gln) amidotransferase subunit GatD, giving the protein MKRVKIKAKGRIFEGVALPSDDNKLVLKLDSGYNAGFYDYEILEEKEVEMHEFVPERFESRENLGTIKVISTGGTIASKVDYKTGAVTSQFSAEEIVADIPELLEIANIDAELLYNILSENMKPDYWVKLARRVHEAVRDGYDGVVVTHGTDTMHYSASALAFMLRTPVPVVFVGAQRSSDRPSSDAAMNMICSAHAALSDLGEVTIVMHGTTADEFCYIHRGVKARKNHTSRRDAFESVNYSPLGKVFPDGRIDWIAERFRRNERELELYDKFEEKVALIKYYPGLGPEILEFFHDRGYRGFVIEGTGLGHVSTDWVETVKRVAEDSVIVMTSQCLWGRVCDRVYDTGRYLLKAGVIEGEDMLPETALIKLMWLLGNFDVEDARMLVRENIVGEINPMLGYEDLTI
- a CDS encoding ArsR family transcriptional regulator gives rise to the protein MVRRAKLVNDAVELVPVLQLFSTETYRRVYETLLSEWRTLEELKQLYGEGVEEALRILKNAGMLEIKWRMPSDPAGKPEKEYHVSYTHLSINVYISLKELNTILNAIFMAEDEESEIVDRILEQIGRGRISVQHISRETGLDNLFIRALAKKSLKLNLKGQLVEPAKNEEV
- a CDS encoding tetratricopeptide repeat protein yields the protein MDRLTVAVGTFIVILLAAAASIVHFFGIKLLIQIVFGLGYLGLLAVFGLMTALTFYARSFKYGLVTLLGTLLSAYGLYSVYLWHVNEFLTVLAVFVIAFAVFVWYISEPDLSLAERFSSPESLMKKGRYRAAGRKFEKKGDYVRAAEAYIKAEMLESAAWAYEKAEKYTEAADVYAMLAEREKDVYYWKEAHELYKKAGDLTKAAECLERYAEDEPWFWEDVAELYRNTGNEEKYLEALKKALEYYKKEAEEEGVFWEDVAKLYEALGEEELAKGAWTKFAKYCEQEAENDPMWFKHVAEAYEKLGLIDKAEEARKKYEEYRKSISKTAGD
- the argH gene encoding argininosuccinate lyase; its protein translation is MTVRSRLDKKMDEYALKLTTSMDFDENIFYYDILVDYAHVIMLEKRGIIDRDSARKIILALKKIESDGFSSLSKEYEDVHEAIEAKVIELAGENGKKMHTARSRNDEVATCLRLFARDKLTEIMAEILEIKSVLLKKSKKHLNDVMPGFTHLQYAQPTKLSHHLLAYHDMISRDFERFLEAFRRTNLSPLGSAAFSGTSFPVDRSLTSKLLGFDGIVENSMDAVATRDFLVECIFACTSLMISFSRICEEIILWSSEFGFVNLPDEFASSSSIMPQKKNPDTAEIIRAKAGKMIGNLTAAMTIYKALPFAYNRDFQEMNRLLFEVLDETLISARVMAGLLEKIEFRTDVLRAKSSKGFSLATDIANLLVMKGIPFRDAHRIVGELAKLEKDEIGAEELADVFEKFGLSLEIAPEELDMFGRPENAVEMKRSEGGTSEDNITGMIAKRLEKLKKDETVLMQIKSRIENSLNGLMEEVESFENEES
- a CDS encoding DUF504 domain-containing protein; the protein is MKKSEIKVILDKFRWHPEYDLRNVLIKYIDRPKGYSVISGEQIREIGHAFIYTESSTIPHHRVIEISYCGKTVWKKLINSGELADRDDGEKQA
- a CDS encoding DUF5350 domain-containing protein — translated: MGKTGTTQWIKIKNRKGGTRLVPTKYQLHKKPGPNQKYTSDGKKRRKIKRSPKSIAGAKT
- the hemL gene encoding glutamate-1-semialdehyde 2,1-aminomutase; the protein is MWGKSKELYETARSLMPGGVSSPVRAVKPFPFYTKKAKGSKIYDVDGNEYIDYCMAYGPLILGHGNERVKNAVKDRLEDGWVYGTPIELEIEYAKLITDIYPSIDMVRFTNTGSEATMAALRLAKGFTGKKKFIKIEGSFHGAHDSVLVKAGSGATTHGTPNSAGVPEEFVINTLQAPYNNVEALSEVIEKNREDIAALILEPVMGNASLIIPDDGYLREIRKITMENDVLLIFDEVITGFRLSLGGAQEYFGVEPDITTLGKIAGGGFPIGIVGGRKEILEKFSPSGPVYQAGTFSGNPISLTAGYTTARILEEEKPYDELRKKTENLVKALKDEIHDAKLNVSIGSIESMFCIYFGEKPRDYSSALKLDNEKFMEFYWKLLENGVFFPPSQYETCFMSVAHEPEDVEKTAEVIVKCLRAL
- the hemA gene encoding glutamyl-tRNA reductase, producing the protein MEIANLVISHKKASIDQIQKAWHGDYKTLLDRVMSFSNIRECAILLTCNRVEVYVYGSGTIETLRKFARSMGVPERIIEIHKNGETLEHILRVASGLESMMVGEDQILGQVKDFYSMGKEYGSIGEVLDLVFSKAIQVGKKVRNRTKINKGAVSIGSAAVELAERRLGTLAGKKALIIGAGEMGKLVAKAIAHKNLDKIYIANRTLQRGRALAQEVGEKAIAVPFDKVEKYITECDFVISATSAPHYVITKSMMEKIMEIRKEAVLLVDIALPRDVEPEVAEVEGVLLHTIDDLREISRENLRRRLKEAEKAEKIIKEELEDLIERLKELKARNAICMMYSHADYIKNEEIIELYNKLHAKYGVDEEVLPLLESFANSLIKKFLRKPTVRLRQAARNGKPEVVDAVEFLFGGVKDGISKGKNEKIEKEQNSSPNAGNEAV